Below is a window of Clostridiales bacterium DNA.
CACATAGCCTATGCGGTTGTAGTCTTTGAAACGCTTAATGTCTTGCCCGAAAAGCTCTATTTGTCCTTGATCGGCTTGCAACTGCCCCAGCAAAATTTTCAAAAAGGTGCTTTTGCCCGCGCCGTTGGA
It encodes the following:
- a CDS encoding ATP-binding cassette domain-containing protein; this translates as MEDIVKVSNLYFSYGTHTVLRRLDFYLRQGEFVAILGSNGAGKSTFLKILLGQLQADQGQIELFGQDIKRFKDYNRIGYV